A window of Palaemon carinicauda isolate YSFRI2023 chromosome 27, ASM3689809v2, whole genome shotgun sequence contains these coding sequences:
- the Phax gene encoding phosphorylated adapter RNA export protein gives MDEKEDGEISDAIEDSFDLTYKPVVRPNEAQYRCVPRQLPSSDEDYSSDSDSDISAIKKRKQNASKMDTSGTGSEPQKGWPPDSQDAMRAFLKPKRRNNIWSTVMEEQVLAQEIGGFGLKRRLDKGDRSVESYDYTQAHKFRDALHESDDDEESEDVKKKRQNRKRHVRDRLGHNKYSEESPRGLADLTVTDETTDEELGLAMADALFESKKDIIVRTVETIGREKALELYKETQEIEKNGGLMILDGTRRRTSGGVFLQLLRKFPGVEKADLNKIFPQDEQWRKRKRAHRRRERHESKPQGEDGAEEGLHLGGLFSDDPGGAKCPGSTPVTSPQPSDNEDDLPSSTINLLPSVMPDQLPTPPPSVADPRVLKPDMLDVFNGDIVTVEPVVDPRSEKTQACVYDDVLLESHAADAMELF, from the exons cTGACATACAAGCCAGTTGTTCGACCAAATGAAGCTCAGTATCGATGTGTACCCCGACAGCTGCCGTCAAGTGATGAAGATTATTCATCAGATTCAGACTCTGATATTAGTGCTATCAAGAAGAGAAAGCAGAATGCTAGTAAAATGGATACCAGTGGAACTGGAAG TGAACCACAGAAAGGATGGCCTCCAGATAGCCAGGATGCTATGAGAGCTTTTTTAAAACCTAAACGCCGAAACAATATATGGTCGACTGTTATGGAAGAGCAG gtGCTTGCTCAAGAAATCGGAGGTTTTGGGTTAAAGCGTAGGTTAGACAAAGGTGACCGCAGCGTTGAGTCTTATGACTACACACAAGCACATAAGTTTCGGGATGCCTTGCATGAATCAGATGATGATGAGGAAAGTGAAGACGTAAAAAAGAAAAG ACAAAACAGAAAACGACATGTACGTGACAGGCTTGGTCACAATAAGTATAGTGAAGAGAGCCCCAGAGGTTTGGCAGATTTAACTGTCACAGATGAAACAACCGACGAAGAATTAGGTTTGGCCATGGCTGATGCTTTGTTTGAATCTAAGAAAGACATTATTG TTCGTACTGTTGAAACTATTGGTCGTGAAAAAGCACTAGAACTCTACAAGGAAACCCAGGAAATTGAAAAGAATGGAGGCCTCATGATTTTG GATGGAACAAGAAGAAGAACTTCAGGTGGagtcttcttacaacttctacggaAATTTCCTGGAGTTGAAAAAGCTGATTTGAACAAGATATTCCCCCAGGATGAGCAATGGAGAAAACGGAAAAGAGCTCACCGAAGAAGGGAAAGACATGAATCAAAACCACAAG gtGAAGATGGAGCGGAGGAAGGCCTTCACTTGGGAGGGCTTTTCTCGGATGACCCTGGTGGGGCAAAGTGTCCTGGTTCTACCCCTGTAACCTCTCCACAGCCGTCTGATAATGAAGATGACTTGCCTTCTTCCACA ATTAACCTGCTGCCATCTGTGATGCCCGACCAGTTGCCTACTCCTCCACCGTCAGTTGCTGATCCAAGAGTGTTGAAGCCTGATATGTTGGATGTCTTCAACGGAGACATTGTCACCGTAGAACCAGTAGTAGATCCTCGTTCTGAAAAAACGCAAGCTTGTGTTTATGACGACGTTCTTTTGGAAAGCCATGCTGCAGACGCGATGGAACTTTTCTGA